One Rosa chinensis cultivar Old Blush chromosome 3, RchiOBHm-V2, whole genome shotgun sequence DNA window includes the following coding sequences:
- the LOC112192162 gene encoding uncharacterized protein LOC112192162, with the protein MYENFPCKGNIGRKNRRWRVYFNEIDYITSDFVILSAGVFGTTEILFQSQMRGLKLSEALGSGFSCNGNTVAYLAGSPAPLGAYGLDRKQLFKTPFEERPGPSISSAYMHLFTGIYNPECRTSDSLSIPAV; encoded by the exons ATGTATGAAAATTTCCCATGTAAGGGCAACATTGGCAGAAAAAATAGAAGATGGCGTGTCTACTTTAATGAGATTGACTATATAACCTCTGATTTTGTAATCCTATCAG CTGGAGTTTTTGGGACAACTGAGATACTCTTCCAATCACAGATGAGAGGACTGAAACTTTCAGAAGCACTTGGGTCTGGATTCAGCTGTAATGGGAATACTGTGGCTTATCTTGCTGGAAGTCCAGCACCATTGGGTGCTTATGGATTAGACAGAAAGCAATTGTTTAAGACTCCTTTTGAGGAAAGGCCAGGGCCATCCATCTCTTCAGCTTACATGCACCTCTTCACTGGGATTTACAATCCAG AGTGCCGTACTTCCGACAGCTTATCCATACCTGCTGTTTAA
- the LOC112193739 gene encoding uncharacterized protein LOC112193739 isoform X2, which translates to MEEQAEVESSFGHESYDAVVVGSGYGGSVAACRLAMAGVRVCLLEKGRKWEAQDFPTDSFKILSAVRMENQNLGVSYGPKDALFQVYEQNDSLAAVACGLGGGSLVNAGVMMPAPVRARRHPKWPKEWERNWGSSEASAADMLRIQSIPVKFPSAKILEEAADGVTFDTSIKLSVNFDIEEPTTNGTKRPQMGSCLACGNCLSGCPYNAKSSTDKNYLVSAIQAGCIVKTECQAQYVVKNMHDHFQHKGKNGRRWLVYLNEIDYVTCDFVILSAGVFGTTEILFQSQMRGLKLSEALGSGFSCNGNTVAYLAGTPAPINGYGLDRKQVFTTPFEERPGPSISSSFTSSLGFTIQDPLLPRKIKAFQKLTKKLGGLLFMSKYRSTAVHLLGGCNVSSDPSGGVCNPNGQVFEPDSSSTVHPGLYVCDASLIPCSVGINPSLTITTAAEHISKNLVQEALKYKINNGRECVVKTADQGQEPFIEKNVINCQREMVMVKETMKGYVGGMPCTAYLKMRMNSQDQTFSDVKLGTGKSHPLLRGKVGGHVEIRAFEKDDLHIIDGNVNLCVVDDRTPYTQYMQYDFLLAASTGSRYILKGRKIMNPYFFPLYAWREMTTLHVTLEKVSEEDSKDEKVVLKGELHISMTELLKSIISLQGNNRGRFMCLLSGSFLRTYFLPIPRGNQGDLVLSEDKSYPSSTLHEIKAEDGFTISCRQWKSKLKGDEKLNPVLLLNAYAIESFWLPTEPNDLVRTLIEEGHETWLLNSRLHPLNPSNDFTIEDVGKFDIPAAINKILEIHGRSTKVHVVAHCVGGSAIHIAIMGGHVSATHIASLSCTNSSMFFKLNAMSTFKMWLPLIPLSMFILGNDKTLPLLETSNISSRHRLLKLIASFIPRTERCTCFECEVFSGVFGNAFWHENITPTLHQWLTKKNATRLPMAAFPHLRKMSNSGFIVDSNGCNSYLIHPERMTLPTLYISGGRSLLVTPQTSFLAHKYMKLHQPGFRHERVVVEGFGHSDLLIGGESHKKVFPHILSHIKLAEQGEIHAKGKKYSKEALDREDDQYYEGNFGIFGTWFSPFVVIMLLFISLSWLVAVFF; encoded by the exons atggaggagcAAGCAGAGGTAGAAAGCAGTTTTGGACATGAAAGTTATGATGCAGTTGTTGTGGGGTCTGGTTATGGCGGTTCTGTTGCTGCTTGTCGGCTGGCTATGGCAGGCGTAAGGGTGTGTCTACTTGAAAAAGGCCGGAAATGGGAAGCGCAGGACTTCCCAACTGACAGCTTCAAAATCTTATCGGCTGTGAGGATGGAGAACCAGAACCTAGGTGTTAGCTATGGACCAAAAGACGCTTTATTTCAG GTGTACGAGCAAAATGATTCTCTAGCAGCAGTGGCTTGTGGGCTTGGTGGTGGTTCACTAGTGAATGCTGGAGTTATGATGCCAGCACCTGTTCGTGCTAGACGGCATCCAAAATGGCCGAAGGAATGGGAAAGGAATTGGGGTAGTAGTGAAGCTTCTGCTGCAGACATGCTGAGAATACAAAGCATTCCCGTCAAGTTTCCTTCCGCGAAAATTTTGGAAGAAGCTGCTGATGGAGTGACTTTTGACACTTCAATAAAGCTTAGTGTGAATTTTGACATTGAAGAACCAACAACAAATGGAACGAAGCGTCCACAGATGGGTAGCTGCTTAGCCTGTGGAAACTGTCTTTCTGGATGTCCATATAACGCCAAAAGTTCCACTGACAAAAATTATCTTGTCTCAGCAATCCAG GCTGGATGTATTGTCAAAACAGAATGCCAAGCGCAGTATGTGGTTAAAAACATGCATGACCATTTCCAACATAAAGGAAAAAATGGCAGGAGATGGCTCGTTTACTTGAATGAGATTGACTATGTGACCTGTGATTTTGTGATCCTATCAG CGGGAGTTTTTGGCACAACTGAGATACTCTTCCAATCACAAATGAGAGGACTGAAACTTTCAGAAGCACTTGGATCCGGATTCAGCTGTAATGGGAATACTGTGGCTTATCTCGCTGGAACGCCAGCACCAATCAATGGTTATGGATTAGACAGAAAGCAGGTGTTCACAACTCCTTTCGAAGAAAGGCCAGGGccatcaatttcttcatctttcACTTCTTCACTCGGTTTTACAATCCAG GATCCCCTTCTCCCACGAAAGATTAAAGCTTTTCAGAAGCTCACTAAGAAATTAGGAGGACTTCTCTTCATGTCAAAATACCGAAGCACAGCAGTTCATCTTTTAGGTGGGTGCAATGTGTCTTCAGATCCTTCAGGTGGTGTTTGCAACCCCAATGGACAGGTTTTTGAACCAGACTCATCCTCAACAGTGCATCCCGGCCTCTACGTGTGTGATGCTTCTTTGATCCCATGTTCTGTTGGGATAAATCCATCTCTTACCATCACAACTGCAGCTGAGCACATAAGTAAGAACCTTGTGCAGGAAGCTCTGAAGTACAAGATCAACAATGGTCGTGAATGTGTTGTGAAAACTGCTGACCAAGGTCAAGAACCCTTCATCGAGAAGAATGTTATTAACTGTCAGAGAGAAATGGTCATGGTTAAAGAAACCATGAAAGGTTATGTTGGGGGTATGCCATGCACTGCTTATCTAAAAATGAGGATGAATTCTCAGGACCAGACTTTCTCTGATGTAAAGTTGGGTACCGGAAAATCCCATCCCCTTCTTAGAGGTAAAGTTGGAGGACATGTGGAAATTAGAGCCTTTGAGAAGGATGATTTACATATCATAGATGGGAACGTAAATTTGTGTGTAGTTGATGACAGAACTCCATACACACAGTATATGCAATATGATTTTCTTCTTGCAGCTTCTACTGGTTCAAG ATATATTCTCAAGGGAAGAAAGATAATGAATCCATATTTCTTTCCATTATATGCTTGGAGGGAGATGACTACACTGCATGTTACATTAGAAAAAGTTTCTGAGGAAGACTCAAAGGATGAGAAGGTGGTTCTCAAAGGGGAGCTTCATATTTCGATGACAGAGCTTCTTAAGAGCATCATAAGCCTTCAAGGAAACAATAGGGGAAGGTTTATGTGCCTCCTCTCAGGGTCTTTCTTAAGAACTTATTTCTTGCCAATACCTCGAGGGAATCAGGGGGATTTAGTTCTGTCAGAAGATAAATCTTATCCAAGCAGCACTCTCCATGAAATAAAAGCAG AAGATGGATTCACCATCAGTTGCAGACAATGGAAGTCAAAACTTAAAGGAGATGAGAAACTTAATCCGGTTCTCCTTCTTAATGCATATGCTATTGAGAGTTTCTGGCTGCCAACTGAGCCGAATGACTTGGTCAGAACTTTAATTGAAGAAGGGCATGAAACATGGTTATTGAATTCGAGATTGCACCCTCTGAATCCTTCTAACGATTTTACAATTGAAGATGTTGGAAAATTTGATATCCCTGCTG CAATTAATAAGATCCTTGAAATCCATGGACGAAGCACAAAGGTGCACGTAGTTGCACACTGTGTTGGAGGCTCAGCCATACACATAGCTATCATGGGAGGTCATGTCTCTGCAACCCATATAGCTTCTCTGTCCTGCACCAACTCGTCAATGTTCTTCAAGCTTAATGCTATGTCCACATTCAAAATGTGGCTTCCTCTGATACCG TTGTCAATGTTCATACTTGGAAACGACAAGACACTTCCTCTTTTGGAAACATCAAATATCAGCTCCCGGCACCGCCTCCTGAAACTGATAGCTAGCTTCATACCTCGGACTGAGAGATGCACCTGCTTTGAATGTGAAGTTTTCTCTGGCGTATTTGGAAATGCATTCTGGCACGAAAATATCACCCCAACCTTGCACCAGTGGTTGACCAAGAAAAACGCGACAAGGCTTCCTATGGCAGCATTTCCCCATCTCAGAAAGATGTCCAACTCTGGTTTTATTGTAGACAGCAATGGTTGCAACTCATATTTGATCCATCCAGAAAGAATGACACTCCCAACGCTCTATATATCCGGTGGGCGATCTCTCCTTGTGACTCCTCAAACTTCTTTCCTAGCTCATAAGTACATGAAGTTGCACCAGCCAGGGTTTAGACATGAAAGGGTAGTTGTGGAGGGTTTTGGGCATTCAGATTTATTGATTGGAGGAGAGTCTCACAAGAAGGTGTTTCCTCACATTTTATCTCATATAAAATTAGCTGAACAAGGAGAGATTCATGCCAAAGGAAAGAAGTACAGTAAAGAGGCCTTGGATCGGGAAGATGATCAATATTATGAAGGCAACTTTGGAATATTTGGAACTTGGTTCTCTCCTTTTGTGGTTATCATGTTGCTGTTTATCTCACTTTCTTGGTTGGTGGCAGTATTTTTCTGA
- the LOC112193739 gene encoding uncharacterized protein LOC112193739 isoform X1, with the protein MEEQAEVESSFGHESYDAVVVGSGYGGSVAACRLAMAGVRVCLLEKGRKWEAQDFPTDSFKILSAVRMENQNLGVSYGPKDALFQVYEQNDSLAAVACGLGGGSLVNAGVMMPAPVRARRHPKWPKEWERNWGSSEASAADMLRIQSIPVKFPSAKILEEAADGVTFDTSIKLSVNFDIEEPTTNGTKRPQMGSCLACGNCLSGCPYNAKSSTDKNYLVSAIQAGCIVKTECQAQYVVKNMHDHFQHKGKNGRRWLVYLNEIDYVTCDFVILSAGVFGTTEILFQSQMRGLKLSEALGSGFSCNGNTVAYLAGTPAPINGYGLDRKQVFTTPFEERPGPSISSSFTSSLGFTIQSAVLPIAYPYLLFKGITTYGWPAGYWFLHGIIDKIRHIIGSKASQAMILIAVGHDESDGKIILEKGTNKICFTPPQDPLLPRKIKAFQKLTKKLGGLLFMSKYRSTAVHLLGGCNVSSDPSGGVCNPNGQVFEPDSSSTVHPGLYVCDASLIPCSVGINPSLTITTAAEHISKNLVQEALKYKINNGRECVVKTADQGQEPFIEKNVINCQREMVMVKETMKGYVGGMPCTAYLKMRMNSQDQTFSDVKLGTGKSHPLLRGKVGGHVEIRAFEKDDLHIIDGNVNLCVVDDRTPYTQYMQYDFLLAASTGSRYILKGRKIMNPYFFPLYAWREMTTLHVTLEKVSEEDSKDEKVVLKGELHISMTELLKSIISLQGNNRGRFMCLLSGSFLRTYFLPIPRGNQGDLVLSEDKSYPSSTLHEIKAEDGFTISCRQWKSKLKGDEKLNPVLLLNAYAIESFWLPTEPNDLVRTLIEEGHETWLLNSRLHPLNPSNDFTIEDVGKFDIPAAINKILEIHGRSTKVHVVAHCVGGSAIHIAIMGGHVSATHIASLSCTNSSMFFKLNAMSTFKMWLPLIPLSMFILGNDKTLPLLETSNISSRHRLLKLIASFIPRTERCTCFECEVFSGVFGNAFWHENITPTLHQWLTKKNATRLPMAAFPHLRKMSNSGFIVDSNGCNSYLIHPERMTLPTLYISGGRSLLVTPQTSFLAHKYMKLHQPGFRHERVVVEGFGHSDLLIGGESHKKVFPHILSHIKLAEQGEIHAKGKKYSKEALDREDDQYYEGNFGIFGTWFSPFVVIMLLFISLSWLVAVFF; encoded by the exons atggaggagcAAGCAGAGGTAGAAAGCAGTTTTGGACATGAAAGTTATGATGCAGTTGTTGTGGGGTCTGGTTATGGCGGTTCTGTTGCTGCTTGTCGGCTGGCTATGGCAGGCGTAAGGGTGTGTCTACTTGAAAAAGGCCGGAAATGGGAAGCGCAGGACTTCCCAACTGACAGCTTCAAAATCTTATCGGCTGTGAGGATGGAGAACCAGAACCTAGGTGTTAGCTATGGACCAAAAGACGCTTTATTTCAG GTGTACGAGCAAAATGATTCTCTAGCAGCAGTGGCTTGTGGGCTTGGTGGTGGTTCACTAGTGAATGCTGGAGTTATGATGCCAGCACCTGTTCGTGCTAGACGGCATCCAAAATGGCCGAAGGAATGGGAAAGGAATTGGGGTAGTAGTGAAGCTTCTGCTGCAGACATGCTGAGAATACAAAGCATTCCCGTCAAGTTTCCTTCCGCGAAAATTTTGGAAGAAGCTGCTGATGGAGTGACTTTTGACACTTCAATAAAGCTTAGTGTGAATTTTGACATTGAAGAACCAACAACAAATGGAACGAAGCGTCCACAGATGGGTAGCTGCTTAGCCTGTGGAAACTGTCTTTCTGGATGTCCATATAACGCCAAAAGTTCCACTGACAAAAATTATCTTGTCTCAGCAATCCAG GCTGGATGTATTGTCAAAACAGAATGCCAAGCGCAGTATGTGGTTAAAAACATGCATGACCATTTCCAACATAAAGGAAAAAATGGCAGGAGATGGCTCGTTTACTTGAATGAGATTGACTATGTGACCTGTGATTTTGTGATCCTATCAG CGGGAGTTTTTGGCACAACTGAGATACTCTTCCAATCACAAATGAGAGGACTGAAACTTTCAGAAGCACTTGGATCCGGATTCAGCTGTAATGGGAATACTGTGGCTTATCTCGCTGGAACGCCAGCACCAATCAATGGTTATGGATTAGACAGAAAGCAGGTGTTCACAACTCCTTTCGAAGAAAGGCCAGGGccatcaatttcttcatctttcACTTCTTCACTCGGTTTTACAATCCAG AGTGCTGTACTTCCAATAGCTTATCCATACCTGCTATTTAAAGGAATCACAACATATGGATGGCCTGCTGGGTACTGGTTCCTCCATGGAATTATAGATAAGATAAGACACATTATAGGTTCCAAAGCAAGCCAAGCAATGATTCTTATTGCAGTGGGACATGATGAAAGTGATGGTAAGATCATATTAGAGAAGGGCACCAACAAAATCTGCTTTACTCCGCCTCAGGATCCCCTTCTCCCACGAAAGATTAAAGCTTTTCAGAAGCTCACTAAGAAATTAGGAGGACTTCTCTTCATGTCAAAATACCGAAGCACAGCAGTTCATCTTTTAGGTGGGTGCAATGTGTCTTCAGATCCTTCAGGTGGTGTTTGCAACCCCAATGGACAGGTTTTTGAACCAGACTCATCCTCAACAGTGCATCCCGGCCTCTACGTGTGTGATGCTTCTTTGATCCCATGTTCTGTTGGGATAAATCCATCTCTTACCATCACAACTGCAGCTGAGCACATAAGTAAGAACCTTGTGCAGGAAGCTCTGAAGTACAAGATCAACAATGGTCGTGAATGTGTTGTGAAAACTGCTGACCAAGGTCAAGAACCCTTCATCGAGAAGAATGTTATTAACTGTCAGAGAGAAATGGTCATGGTTAAAGAAACCATGAAAGGTTATGTTGGGGGTATGCCATGCACTGCTTATCTAAAAATGAGGATGAATTCTCAGGACCAGACTTTCTCTGATGTAAAGTTGGGTACCGGAAAATCCCATCCCCTTCTTAGAGGTAAAGTTGGAGGACATGTGGAAATTAGAGCCTTTGAGAAGGATGATTTACATATCATAGATGGGAACGTAAATTTGTGTGTAGTTGATGACAGAACTCCATACACACAGTATATGCAATATGATTTTCTTCTTGCAGCTTCTACTGGTTCAAG ATATATTCTCAAGGGAAGAAAGATAATGAATCCATATTTCTTTCCATTATATGCTTGGAGGGAGATGACTACACTGCATGTTACATTAGAAAAAGTTTCTGAGGAAGACTCAAAGGATGAGAAGGTGGTTCTCAAAGGGGAGCTTCATATTTCGATGACAGAGCTTCTTAAGAGCATCATAAGCCTTCAAGGAAACAATAGGGGAAGGTTTATGTGCCTCCTCTCAGGGTCTTTCTTAAGAACTTATTTCTTGCCAATACCTCGAGGGAATCAGGGGGATTTAGTTCTGTCAGAAGATAAATCTTATCCAAGCAGCACTCTCCATGAAATAAAAGCAG AAGATGGATTCACCATCAGTTGCAGACAATGGAAGTCAAAACTTAAAGGAGATGAGAAACTTAATCCGGTTCTCCTTCTTAATGCATATGCTATTGAGAGTTTCTGGCTGCCAACTGAGCCGAATGACTTGGTCAGAACTTTAATTGAAGAAGGGCATGAAACATGGTTATTGAATTCGAGATTGCACCCTCTGAATCCTTCTAACGATTTTACAATTGAAGATGTTGGAAAATTTGATATCCCTGCTG CAATTAATAAGATCCTTGAAATCCATGGACGAAGCACAAAGGTGCACGTAGTTGCACACTGTGTTGGAGGCTCAGCCATACACATAGCTATCATGGGAGGTCATGTCTCTGCAACCCATATAGCTTCTCTGTCCTGCACCAACTCGTCAATGTTCTTCAAGCTTAATGCTATGTCCACATTCAAAATGTGGCTTCCTCTGATACCG TTGTCAATGTTCATACTTGGAAACGACAAGACACTTCCTCTTTTGGAAACATCAAATATCAGCTCCCGGCACCGCCTCCTGAAACTGATAGCTAGCTTCATACCTCGGACTGAGAGATGCACCTGCTTTGAATGTGAAGTTTTCTCTGGCGTATTTGGAAATGCATTCTGGCACGAAAATATCACCCCAACCTTGCACCAGTGGTTGACCAAGAAAAACGCGACAAGGCTTCCTATGGCAGCATTTCCCCATCTCAGAAAGATGTCCAACTCTGGTTTTATTGTAGACAGCAATGGTTGCAACTCATATTTGATCCATCCAGAAAGAATGACACTCCCAACGCTCTATATATCCGGTGGGCGATCTCTCCTTGTGACTCCTCAAACTTCTTTCCTAGCTCATAAGTACATGAAGTTGCACCAGCCAGGGTTTAGACATGAAAGGGTAGTTGTGGAGGGTTTTGGGCATTCAGATTTATTGATTGGAGGAGAGTCTCACAAGAAGGTGTTTCCTCACATTTTATCTCATATAAAATTAGCTGAACAAGGAGAGATTCATGCCAAAGGAAAGAAGTACAGTAAAGAGGCCTTGGATCGGGAAGATGATCAATATTATGAAGGCAACTTTGGAATATTTGGAACTTGGTTCTCTCCTTTTGTGGTTATCATGTTGCTGTTTATCTCACTTTCTTGGTTGGTGGCAGTATTTTTCTGA
- the LOC112193740 gene encoding uncharacterized protein LOC112193740, protein MATTAVNMKLLHFHSPRTNPHAPSFSPLLNNTATTTSHAFPNNLSLHSAHHSHPNPTAVAKAALDKDSLVPSDDAEDGVLLGTMKLPDDTDFPRFQILLFQWANSLCQGANLPLDMPLKVDKIAGGTRLGFITIGDGETEVIGYIDCLVFPPEGGSGPIFRAVRNGRLKDRVLPGEPRIMRNLMQALQKSVQIARVY, encoded by the exons ATGGCCACCACTGCTGTGAATATGAAGCTACTCCACTTCCACTCCCCACGTACCAATCCCCACGCGCCATCGTTCTCTCCACTTCTCAACaacaccgccaccaccaccagccaTGCCTTCCCTAACAACCTCAGTTTACATTCCGCCCACCACTCCCACCCAAATCCAACGGCGGTGGCCAAAGCGGCGCTGGATAAGGACAGCCTTGTGCCCTCCGACGACGCCGAAGATGGAGTCTTGCTTGGTACCATGAAATTACCTGATGATACCGACTTTCCCAGATTCCAAATCTTGCTCTTCCAG TGGGCTAACAGTCTCTGCCAAGGAGCAAATCTACCGCTTGATATGCCTTTGAAG GTTGACAAAATTGCAGGTGGGACTAGATTGGGTTTCATTACAATTGGGGATGGGGAGACGGAGGTCATTGGCTACATTGATTGCTTGGTTTTCCCTCCAGAAGGTGGTTCCGGTCCCATTTTTCGAGCTGTTAGAAATGGACGTTTGAAGGATCGGGTCCTTCCCGGGGAGCCCAGGATCATGAGAAATCTTATGCAGGCTCTTCAGAAGTCGGTTCAAATCGCTAGAGTGTACTAG